TCGATACAGCCGACAGATCTTCATTGAAGAGGTGGGTATCGAAGGACAGCGTAAGATTATGAATGCGAAGGTCTTGGTCGTAGGAGCCGGAGGATTAGGTTCTCCCGTAATAAGCTATTTAGCTGCTGCAGGCGTAGGACAATTAGCCATTGCTGATTTTGATAAAGTCGAACTGCACAACCTAAACCGACAAACAATCCACAAAGAAAGTAGTGTCGGTGAATTAAAAGTTAACTCAGCCGAACAGTTCGTGAAGGACATGAATTCGACTATCAAATTGGAAAAGATTGCTGAGAAAATTACAAAGGAAAACGTAGTAGAGATACTACAACCTTACGATATTATTATCGATGGTTCAGATAATTTTACCACCCGCTATTTAATCAATGATACCTGCGTAGATCAACAAAAAACGTTGATCTACGGAAGTATCTTTGCCTTTGAAGGGCAGGTTGCACTCTTCAACTATAAAGGATCGAAAGACCTGCGAGCTATTTTCCCAAATGCTCCAGCACCCGACGAAATCCCCAACT
The DNA window shown above is from Sphingobacterium hotanense and carries:
- a CDS encoding HesA/MoeB/ThiF family protein — protein: MKEQDRIFARYSRQIFIEEVGIEGQRKIMNAKVLVVGAGGLGSPVISYLAAAGVGQLAIADFDKVELHNLNRQTIHKESSVGELKVNSAEQFVKDMNSTIKLEKIAEKITKENVVEILQPYDIIIDGSDNFTTRYLINDTCVDQQKTLIYGSIFAFEGQVALFNYKGSKDLRAIFPNAPAPDEIPNCDKNGVLGPLPGIIGSMMAMLTLKVICDLPVETNQLTIIDTWNWKFTNISF